A single region of the Anoplolepis gracilipes chromosome 1, ASM4749672v1, whole genome shotgun sequence genome encodes:
- the Tsc1 gene encoding hamartin codes for MSVNAAAELFYLLESNKLGEVEEIKKVFHDHLLCTKDNWLVNGLFDYYLSTNSLRTAEVLAGVRDPHDKHLLDRLSDVLSKPGNSGQRIQALTLLGHIARRQPTWLYKLASHALFKDLLKLLKVEADILPLMSALLLLVMLLPMLPAALGPYLPEIFEVFGRLASYYHYQSSSVSPSTFTSTTTLPNVIDKDHLYLIHLQVGLYSLFHRLYAMYPCNLISYLKQQYIQRDQLATFTHTIRPMLDSVRMHPLLVTASKDVEISATRWKKMEHHDIVIECSRFTLDKCREEILSVVNSRCTPPLDQSSITCAPINIGGVTTVEISNGEDETFWSPSMAVPPHSPPFQNTSHEPRSAPPTPNNNRSGTSPPEAAIEATPETTPVKDLRKLTTRQAPLGSSAVRALNALGNSASSRPSTPTPINSASTTTVRSMDITGNAHGFLSHRLSKIMTDRQNVVQQPQKLESNSEENGRLLEMAISQNGKNDSWQEDQEVLEIVSSHGNGTIEMPKYVELQSEARNERNTVNALADLISQKIYKLRLYSQCHFPSEDSDSNVTHKIRHTKSCPDMEMKKNNSEDVIDQAKLIRTTKREDVSIQTCDLFPYEYLFLGVLDQNGQNFSQEGSDSRLSPISMLDRYIETCTRVNSFSSKTKTNGTRQKQKKKGEEDAEEDGDDDGIDPTIANQLLQLMQMQLQFERQRREVHAERNRRLLGKSRDLRASEEHNLALTDRLKMVEREVEALKAQLEYNKKEAHQAEEQYKETMHHWQTKCIEEQRQSHAFKERLECLELELKSEQKKATEIQQQLRSTEAELFNAGHQLKAALKVADRGKELERIVDIMQKKFVLLGEAQLRLEENTSTLSPTTKQEATQVQKSYTEELNNIRKQLESRTSHLEALKARLSELENKEARKETQLVDLQRLLQETKEQHAFELGAVESKYRAQVEINLLLEGRILELHGKLETATCSNASPMANPASSASPKERSPPLSTSLASSSEGSLAFIHPGGGIIMNDCCETATGEISNLQAMIEPSSSGQASSPSRSFTQRLSMPKQE; via the exons ATGAGTGTCAATGCTGCTGCCGAGCTATTCTATTTACTCGAGTCCAATAAACTTGGAGAAGTCGAGGAGATTAAGAAAGTATTTCACGATCATTTATTATGCA CAAAGGACAATTGGTTGGTAAATGGATTATTCGATTATTATCTCTCCACAAATTCCTTGAGGACTGCCGAAGTATTAGCAGGAGTTCGAGATCCACATGACAAGCATCTATTGGATCGTTTGTCGGATGTCCTTTCAAAACCTGGCAATAGTGGACAGAGAATACAGGCACTTACATTGCTCGGACATATAGCCAGACGTCAACCTACTTGGTTGTACAAATTAGCCAGTCATGCTTTATTCAAAGATCTACTTAAATTACTTAAG gTGGAGGCAGATATATTACCACTTATGAGTGCCCTACTTTTATTAGTAATGTTATTACCAATGTTACCTGCCGCTCTAGGGCCATATCTACCAGAAATATTTGAGGTATTCGGCCGCTTGGCCtcttattatcattatcaatCGTCTTCAGTTTCCCCTTCTACTTTTACTTCGACCACTACACTACCAAATGTCATCGACAAGGACCATTTGTACCTCATACATTTACAG GTAGGATTATACAGCTTATTTCATAGACTGTATGCGATGTATCCTTGCAATCTTATATCATACCTGAAGCAACAGTACATACAACGCGATCAATTGGCTACATTTACTCATACTATTAGACCTATGTTGGATTCTGTGCGTATGCATCCTTTGCTCGTTACAGCATCCAAGGATGTAGAAATTTCAGCCACTAG GTGGAAAAAGATGGAACATCACGATATCGTGATAGAATGCAGCCGTTTTACGTTAGACAAATGTCGAGAGGAAATTTTAAGCGTAGTTAATTCTCGGTGCACTCCACCTCTAG ATCAATCTTCCATTACTTGCGCGCCGATAAACATCGGAGGAGTAACAACTGTGGAGATAAGTAATGGGGAAGACGAGACATTCTGGTCACCCAGCATGGCGGTTCCACCACATAGTCCGCCGTTTCAAAATACATCCCACGAACCACGTTCTGCCCCGCCGACgcctaataataatagaagtgGTACTTCACCGCCCGAAGCTGCTATCGAAGCTACTCCTGAAACTACTCCTGTTaag GATCTACGAAAATTAACAACGAGACAAGCGCCTTTGGGATCTAGCGCAGTTCGTGCGCTAAACGCATTGGGCAACAGTGCATCTTCTCGGCCATCAACGCCCACTCCGATAAATTCTGCTTCTACTACTACAGTGAGAAGCATGGATATCACGGGAAATGCACACGGATTTCTGTCACATAGATTAAGCAAAATTATGACTGATAGACAAAATGTTGTTCAACAGCCACAAAAATTAGAGAGTAATAGCGAAGAAAATGGAAGACTCTTAGAAATGGCGATAAGTCAAAATGGAAAGAATGATTCTTGGCAAGAAGATCAAGAg gTACTGGAGATAGTAAGTTCACATGGAAATGGAACAATTGAAATGCCAAAATATGTCGAATTACAGTCCGAAGCACGAAATGAGAGGAATACAGTTAATGCTCTAGCCGATTTAATATcgcaaaagatttataaactTCGACTATATTCTCAATGTCATTTCCCATCGGAGGACTCAGATTCAAATGTAACGCACAAG ATTCGGCATACTAAATCTTGTCCGGATatggaaatgaaaaaaaataatagtgaaGATGTAATAGATCAAGCCAAATTAATACGAACGACGAAACGCGAGGATGTCAGCATTCAAACATGTGATTTATTTCCATACGAATATCTATTCTTGGGAGTGTTAGATCAGAATGGTCAAAATTTTAGCCAAGAGGGCTCTGACTCAAGACTGTCACCAATCAGCATGCTCGATCGATATATCGAGACTTGTACCAGAGTGAATAGCTTTTCTAGCAAAacga AAACAAACGGTACCAGACagaagcaaaagaaaaaaggagaagaGGATGCAGAAGAAGACGGAGACGATGATGGTATAGATCCAACCATCGCCAATCAATTACTTCAATTAATGCAAATGCAACTACAGTTCGAAAGGCAAAGACGAGAAGTTCATGCCGAACGTAATCGACGTTTGCTCGGTAAATCGAGAGACTTGCGTGCTTCGGAAGAGCATAATCTTGCTTTG ACCGATCGATTAAAAATGGTAGAAAGAGAAGTGGAAGCATTGAAAGCGCAActggaatataataaaaaggaagcaCATCAAGCTGAGGAACAATACAAAGAAACTATGCATCATTGGCAAACTAAA TGCATCGAGGAACAACGACAAAGCCATGCATTCAAGGAACGCTTAGAATGTCTCGAATTGGAATTGAAAAGCGAACAAAAAAAGGCGACTGAAATACAACAACAACTTCGTTCTACCGAGGCAGAACTTTTCAATGCAGGACATCAACTGAAAGCAGCCTTAAAAGTTGCGGATCGTGGTAAAGAACTGGAACGCATTGTGGATATTATGCAGAAAAAATTCGTGCTTTTAGGAGag GCGCAATTAAGACTTGAAGAAAATACAAGTACTCTGTCACCGACAACTAAACAAGAAGCAACGCAAGTTCAGAAGTCTTATACGGAAGAATTAAACA atattcgAAAACAATTGGAATCGCGAACATCACACTTGGAAGCACTAAAGGCACGTTTAAGCGAGTTAGAAAATAAAGAAGCGCGCAAAGAGACACAATTGGTGGATTTGCAACGACTCTTGCAAGAAACGAAGGAGCAACACGCGTTCGAATTGGGAGCTGTTGAATCAAAATATCGAGCGCAAGTGGAAATCAATCTGTTACTGGAAGGTCGTATACTCGAGCTTCACGGCAAATTGGAAACTGCTACGTGTTCCAATGCTTCGCCCATGGCCAATCCCGCTTCCTCAGCGTCGCCTAAAGAACGATCACCGCCTCTATCGACCAGTTTAGCCTCATCCAGCGAGGGCAGCCTCGCGTTCATCCATCCAGGCGGCGGAATAATTATGAACGATTGTTGCGAGACCGCGACGGGCGAAATCTCTAATCTGCAAGCTATGATAGAACCATCGAGTAGCGGTCAAGCCTCTTCGCCGTCACGTTCTTTCACTCAACGATTATCGATGCCGAAACAAGAATAA
- the Sugb gene encoding major facilitator superfamily domain-containing protein 6 isoform X1 — MLENVNKELAPIKSHYFLFNAATAPMVQFLPTIGKQLGFSGTLVGTMYTVLPISGLIAKPLFGSLADKFRLHKTFFLIFQAVLTIAFFSIYFIPEMDRSANVTLICDNNIPFLEICPQKEFSQKALSAVILENIHMNSVCQLSCKGVSHGYIELSSKNVSMNSTFEFNAQFDIYQDLLTSNCVDVKVHMFLDGVKHVPVCGDQLRTKCMATCHNNSAFNHLLQEAKDSHSDIRQSTYQFHLFLWAAIISWIGMAVVVSIADAICFDLLGYEKRNDYGKQKMWGSIGFGIFGISAGYLVDLLSEGQYEKDYTCIFYIMLIAMIADIIVVAVTLNKKNPECSTSEPSLFRELLNVVKEGRVLVFAWWCIGAGMCTAVIWNFLFWYSEDLASSSHIGWIKTLQGLMTGVQCFLGELPFNFASGSILKKLGHINVMSLVLLIYAIRFMAYSIISNPWLFLILELLHGPSFGLCWPTMVSYGDKVTPSGTKATMQGFVGAVFEGIGVASGSFLCGWLMDIFGGVTVLRTFSVGALLWLSVFWLLELLLRKMKANPLYQGHSHLANYANPDDAILMTISQELQTY, encoded by the exons ATGTTGGAAAACGTGAATAAGGAATTGGCGCCTATAAAGtcacattattttcttttcaatgcTG CGACAGCACCAATGGTACAATTTTTGCCAACGATTGGAAAACAATTGGGCTTCTCTGGAACATTAGTCGGCACAATGTATACAGTATTACCAATTTCTGGTCTAATTGCAAAACCATTGTTTGGTAGTTTAGCTGACAAGTTTAGACTGCATAAGACTTTCTTTTTGATATTTCAAGCTGTATTGACAATAGcctttttctctatttattttattcctgaAATGGACAGGAGTGCAAACGTTACTCTTATCTGTGACAATAACATACCATTCTTAGAGATTTGTCCACAGAAGGAATTCTCGCAGAAAGCATTAAGTGctgtaatattagaaaatattcatatgAACTCAGTTTGTCAG ttatccTGCAAAGGAGTATCTCATGGTTACATTGAGTTATCCAGCAAGAATGTTTCTATGAACAGCACATTTGAATTTAATGcacaatttgatatatatcaaGACTTACTT acgAGCAACTGCGTAGACGTAAAGGTGCATATGTTTCTGGATGGTGTTAAACATGTTCCAGTATGCGGGGACCAATTGAGAACAAAGTGTATGGCAACCTGTCACAATAACAGTGCATTTAATCATCTTTTACAAGAAGCTAAGGATTCACACAGTGATATAAGACAGTCTACTTATCAGTTTCATCTATTTTTGTGGGCAGCCATAATAAGTTGGATCGGAATGGCAGTTGTGGTCAGCATAGCAGATGCCATCTGTTTTGATCTTCTTG GTTACGAGAAAAGGAACGATTACGGAAAGCAGAAGATGTGGGGCAGCATTGGTTTTGGTATATTCGGTATAAGCGCAGGTTACCTGGTGGATCTTTTGAGCGAAGGACAGTATGAAAAAGATTAcacttgtatattttacattatgttGATAGCTATGATCGCCGATATCATTGTAGTAGCTGTGACATTGAACAag AAAAATCCAGAATGCTCTACGAGTGAACCTTCACTATTTCGAGAACTGTTGAACGTTGTCAAAGAAGGCAGAGTATTGGTGTTTGCCTGGTGGTGCATAGGCGCTGGGATGTGCACAGCAGTCATTTGGAACTTTTTATTTTGGTACAGTGAAGATTTAGCAAGTAGCTCTCATATTGGATGGATTAAGACTCTGCAAGGTCTTATGACTGGCGTTCAGTGTTTCTTAGGAGAATTACCTTTCAACTTTGCGTCGGGCAGCATATTGAAAAAACTCGGCCATATTAACGTTATGAGTCTCGTGTTGCTTATTTATGCAATTCG ATTTATGGCATATAGCATTATATCAAATCCTTGGCTGTTTTTAATTCTTGAATTGCTTCATGGACCCTCGTTTGGTCTATGTTGGCCAACAATGGTGTCCTATGGTGACAAAGTGACACCATCTGGTACCAAAGCTACTATGCAAGGCTTTGTCGGTGCTGTCTTTGAAGGAATTG gAGTAGCAAGCGGTAGCTTCTTATGTGGTTGGTTGATGGACATATTTGGAGGCGTTACAGTATTAAGAACGTTTTCAGTAGGTGCACTGTTATGGTTGAGCGTATTTTGGTTGCTGGAACTCTTACTGAGGAAGATGAAGGCCAATCCGTTATACCAAGGACATAGTC atttagcAAATTATGCTAATCCAGATGATGCTATTCTTATGACAATAAGTCAAGAATTGCAAACTTATTAA
- the Sugb gene encoding major facilitator superfamily domain-containing protein 6 isoform X2 has product MLENVNKELAPIKSHYFLFNAATAPMVQFLPTIGKQLGFSGTLVGTMYTVLPISGLIAKPLFGSLADKFRLHKTFFLIFQAVLTIAFFSIYFIPEMDRSANVTLICDNNIPFLEICPQKEFSQKALSAVILENIHMNSVCQLSCKGVSHGYIELSSKNVSMNSTFEFNAQFDIYQDLLTSNCVDVKVHMFLDGVKHVPVCGDQLRTKCMATCHNNSAFNHLLQEAKDSHSDIRQSTYQFHLFLWAAIISWIGMAVVVSIADAICFDLLGYEKRNDYGKQKMWGSIGFGIFGISAGYLVDLLSEGQYEKDYTCIFYIMLIAMIADIIVVAVTLNKKNPECSTSEPSLFRELLNVVKEGRVLVFAWWCIGAGMCTAVIWNFLFWYSEDLASSSHIGWIKTLQGLMTGVQCFLGELPFNFASGSILKKLGHINVMSLVLLIYAIRFMAYSIISNPWLFLILELLHGPSFGLCWPTMVSYGDKVTPSGTKATMQGFVGAVFEGIGVASGSFLCGWLMDIFGGVTVLRTFSVGALLWLSVFWLLELLLRKMKANPLYQGHSRE; this is encoded by the exons ATGTTGGAAAACGTGAATAAGGAATTGGCGCCTATAAAGtcacattattttcttttcaatgcTG CGACAGCACCAATGGTACAATTTTTGCCAACGATTGGAAAACAATTGGGCTTCTCTGGAACATTAGTCGGCACAATGTATACAGTATTACCAATTTCTGGTCTAATTGCAAAACCATTGTTTGGTAGTTTAGCTGACAAGTTTAGACTGCATAAGACTTTCTTTTTGATATTTCAAGCTGTATTGACAATAGcctttttctctatttattttattcctgaAATGGACAGGAGTGCAAACGTTACTCTTATCTGTGACAATAACATACCATTCTTAGAGATTTGTCCACAGAAGGAATTCTCGCAGAAAGCATTAAGTGctgtaatattagaaaatattcatatgAACTCAGTTTGTCAG ttatccTGCAAAGGAGTATCTCATGGTTACATTGAGTTATCCAGCAAGAATGTTTCTATGAACAGCACATTTGAATTTAATGcacaatttgatatatatcaaGACTTACTT acgAGCAACTGCGTAGACGTAAAGGTGCATATGTTTCTGGATGGTGTTAAACATGTTCCAGTATGCGGGGACCAATTGAGAACAAAGTGTATGGCAACCTGTCACAATAACAGTGCATTTAATCATCTTTTACAAGAAGCTAAGGATTCACACAGTGATATAAGACAGTCTACTTATCAGTTTCATCTATTTTTGTGGGCAGCCATAATAAGTTGGATCGGAATGGCAGTTGTGGTCAGCATAGCAGATGCCATCTGTTTTGATCTTCTTG GTTACGAGAAAAGGAACGATTACGGAAAGCAGAAGATGTGGGGCAGCATTGGTTTTGGTATATTCGGTATAAGCGCAGGTTACCTGGTGGATCTTTTGAGCGAAGGACAGTATGAAAAAGATTAcacttgtatattttacattatgttGATAGCTATGATCGCCGATATCATTGTAGTAGCTGTGACATTGAACAag AAAAATCCAGAATGCTCTACGAGTGAACCTTCACTATTTCGAGAACTGTTGAACGTTGTCAAAGAAGGCAGAGTATTGGTGTTTGCCTGGTGGTGCATAGGCGCTGGGATGTGCACAGCAGTCATTTGGAACTTTTTATTTTGGTACAGTGAAGATTTAGCAAGTAGCTCTCATATTGGATGGATTAAGACTCTGCAAGGTCTTATGACTGGCGTTCAGTGTTTCTTAGGAGAATTACCTTTCAACTTTGCGTCGGGCAGCATATTGAAAAAACTCGGCCATATTAACGTTATGAGTCTCGTGTTGCTTATTTATGCAATTCG ATTTATGGCATATAGCATTATATCAAATCCTTGGCTGTTTTTAATTCTTGAATTGCTTCATGGACCCTCGTTTGGTCTATGTTGGCCAACAATGGTGTCCTATGGTGACAAAGTGACACCATCTGGTACCAAAGCTACTATGCAAGGCTTTGTCGGTGCTGTCTTTGAAGGAATTG gAGTAGCAAGCGGTAGCTTCTTATGTGGTTGGTTGATGGACATATTTGGAGGCGTTACAGTATTAAGAACGTTTTCAGTAGGTGCACTGTTATGGTTGAGCGTATTTTGGTTGCTGGAACTCTTACTGAGGAAGATGAAGGCCAATCCGTTATACCAAGGACATAGTCGTGAGTAA